The DNA window GAATCTGAAATTTCTTGGTCAACTTTAGATACAGAAGTAGGGCAAAAGTTAAATGCAATGAAGTCTTCTGGAAAGCAAATCGTGTTATTAACACAAACATTTGCGAGTCCATCGACATCAAAATTAATTTCTGAGTTCTCAGCTAAATATGGAAATGTACGTCACGTTGTTTACGATGCAGTTTCAGAATCGTCAGCATTAGATGCTTATCAAGCTAAATATGGTGAACGTGGCTTAGCAAATTATGATTTCTCTAAGGCAGGAACAATTGTGTCTGTTGGAGCAGATTTCTTGGGAGATTGGCAAGGTGGAGGATTTGATTCAGGATATGCTAAAGGGCGTGTGCCAAAGGAAGGTAAGATGTCTCGTCATATTCAATTTGAATCAAATATGTCATTATCTGGAGCAAATGCAGATAAACGTGTGCCATTAACTCCAAGTCAACAAAAACAAGCTTTAGCAAAATTATATAGTTTAGTTGTTGGTGGTTCTGTATCATCAGACTTACCTGAAAATATAAATTTAGCTGTTCAAAGTGCAGCAAACGAATTAAAGAGAGCTGGAAGAAACGGAGTTTTAGTTACTGGCATTCAAGATGTCAATGCTCAAGCAGTTGTATTAGCAATTAATGAGTCTTTAGGTAGTAAAGCATTTGATCCCAAAACAACGATTAAAACAAGACAAGGTCGTACTGAAGAGCTTATGACTTTAGTTGCTGATATGAAAGCTGGAAAAGTTGGAGCTGTAATCATGAGTGGTGTAAATCCAATGTATACACTTCCTAACGCAGTTGATTTTGCCGAAGGTCTAGAAAAGACAGAATTATCTGTAGCATTCTCTTTAAAATCTGATGAAACATCTTCAGCTTGTGATTATATCGCAGCTGCACCTCACTATTTGGAATCTTGGGGAGATGTTGAAATGAAAAAAGGACATTTCAGCGTAATGCAACCAACTATACGTCCATTATTTGATACGCGTCAATTTCAAGAGGCATTATTAAAATGGACTGATAACGATTTGTCGTATCGTGAGTATATTAAAGAAGCTTGGGGAACTTCAGTATTATCTGGAACTTCCTTTAATAAAGCCGTTCAAGATGGGGTTTATGTTCCTGGAGTTTTTGGAAGTAATCCAACAGGGTCTTCTATTACAACTACAGAGACGTCAACAGAGCTAAAAGATAAAAAAGACAGAACTTTATTTGGTGGGATTATTCATGATGTTGCTGTTGGTGTTGGAATTAAGGATGAAGATAAAGATGAATATGTTACGACAACATCATCTTCAACTACAACATCAGGAAACTCAAATTCTGTTTCAGGTATAGCTGCAATAAATGCAGGAAATGCTGCAAGGACGTTAGCTTCTTCTAAAACCGAAGGTATGGAGTTACAACTCTATACAAAAACAGGAATGGGAGATGGTCAACAAGCTAACAACCCTTGGTTACAAGAATTTCCTGATCCAATTACAAGAACATCTTGGGATAACTATTTAACAATTTCTGCAGCTGATGCAAAATCATTGAATTTAGTAAATGAGCATGAAGCAACGGGTGGTTTAAATGGTAGTTATGCGGATTTGATTGTAAACGGTGTTACTGTTAAAAATGTACCTGTAATTATTCAACCAGGTCAAGCTAAAGGTTCTTTAGGACTGTCTTTAGGATTTGGTAGAACTACAGGTTTAAAAGACGAAATGAAGACTGGTGTAAACGCTTATCCGTTATATCAGAATTTTAATAACGTACAAAGTGTATCTATTAGTAAAGCTTCTGGAATGCATGAATTTGCATGTGTCCAGTTACAGAATACATTAATGGGTCGTGGAGATATTATAAAGGAAACAACTTTAGAAATCTTCAATACAAAAGATAGAAATGTTTGGAATAAGGTGCCAACAGTATCTTTAAATCATGAAGAGGTTGAAGTAACATCTCCTGAAGTTGATTTATGGGATGAGTTTGATAGATCTATTGGTCATCATTTCAATTTATCTATTGATTTAAATTCATGTACAGGTTGTGGTGCATGTGTAATTGCTTGTCACGCTGAAAACAATGTGCCTGTTGTAGGTAAGGAAGAAATTAGACGAAGTCGTGATATGCACTGGTTGCGTATTGATAGATATTATTCTTCAGAAGATACGTTTTCTGAAGATGATACTAAAAAAGAAGAATTTTCTGGACTTTGGGGAGATAAAGGGTCGTTAGGCGGATTTGGAGAAATGGAACATCCAGCTGATAATCCACAAGTAGCTTTCCAACCAGTAATGTGTCAACACTGTAATCATGCACCTTGTGAAACAGTTTGTCCAGTAGCAGCAACATCACATGGTCGTCAAGGTCAAAATCATATGGCTTACAACCGTTGTGTAGGAACACGTTATTGTGCAAATAACTGTCCATACAAAGTAAGACGTTTCAACTGGTTCTTATACAATAAGAATGACGAGTTTGATTACTATATGAATGACGATTTAGGACGTATGGTATTAAATCCAGATGTTGTTGTTCGTTCTCGTGGTGTAATGGAAAAATGTTCTATGTGTATTCAAAAAACACAGAAAACAATTCTTGATGCTAAACGCGATGGACGTGAAATTAAAGATGGAGAGTTTCAAACAGCATGTTCTGCAGCTTGTAGTAGTGGAGCAATGGTATTTGGTGACATCAATGATAAAGACAGTGAAGTTGCAAAACTTTTAAAAGATGATCGTATGTATCACTTATTAGAAAGTGTTGGTACTAAGCCAAATGTGCAGTACCATACTAAAGTGAGAAATACAACAGAAGCATAAAAATTAATTAAGAAACAATTATAATAGATTATGGCGTCTCACTACGAAGCACCTATTAGAAGACCCTTAGTTACGGGAGAAAAATCATATCACGATGTATCGGTAGATGTGGCTGCTCCAGTTGAAGGAAAAGCAAACAAATCTTGGTGGATTGTATTTTCAATAGCACTAATTGCCTTCCTTTGGGGAATAGGATGTATTATTTATACAATTTCTACTGGAATTGGTGTTTGGGGTCTAAACAAAACCGTTGGTTGGGCTTGGGATATTACTAACTTCGTTTGGTGGGTTGGTATTGGTCATGCTGGAACACTAATTTCTGCTGTACTTTTACTATTCCGTCAAAAATGGAGAATGGCAATTAACCGTTCTGCAGAAGCAATGACCATTTTTTCAGTTGTACAAGCAGGTTTGTTTCCTGTTATTCATATGGGACGACCTTGGTTAGGGTATTGGGTGTTACCTATTCCAAACCAATTTGGTTCACTTTGGGTAAACTTTAACTCACCATTACTTTGGGATGTTTTTGCAATCTCAACATACCTTTCGGTATCATTAGTATTCTGGTGGACAGGCTTACTTCCTGATTTTGCAATGATAAGAGATAGAGCTGTTAAACCTTTCCAAAAGAAAATCTATTCATTATTGAGTTTCGGATGGTCTGGTAGAGCAAAAGATTGGCAACGTTTTGAAGAAGTATCTTTAGTTCTTGCTGGTTTGGCAACACCTCTTGTGCTTTCTGTACATACAATTGTATCCTTCGATTTCGCAACTTCAGTGATTCCAGGTTGGCATACGACGATTTTTCCTCCTTACTTTGTTGCAGGAGCGATTTTTTCTGGCTTTGCAATGGTAAACACACTCTTAATTATTATGCGAAAAGTGTGTAATTTAGAAGATTATATTACTGTTCAACATATCGAATTAATGAACATCGTAATTATGCTTACTGGTTCTATTGTAGGTGTGGCATATATTACAGAGTTATTCATTGCGTGGTATTCTGGTGTTGAGTATGAACAATACGCATTCTTAAATAGAGCAACAGGTCCTTATGCTTGGGCATATTGGATGATGATGTCATGTAACGTATTCTCACCTCAATTTATGTGGTTTAAAAGATTGCGAACAAGTATTATGTTCTCATTCTTCATCTCTATTGTTGTTAATGTTGGGATGTGGTTTGAACGTTTCGTAATTATTGTAACATCATTGCATAGAGATTATTTACCATCATCTTGGACAATGTTTTCACCAACATTTGTTGATATCGGAATTTTCATAGGAACTATTGGTTTCTTCTTCGTATTATTCTTATTGTATGCAAGAACTTTCCCTGTAATAGCTCAAGCAGAAGTGAAAACGATTTTGAAATCTTCTGGTGAACGTTATAAAAATATTAGAGATAGAGGAGATAGTCTAGTTGGTACAGGTTCTGATGAAAGAACATCTGGTAAAGCAACAGTTGTTAAAAAGAAAGAATCAACTAAACCTACTGAAGATAATTCAGCAAAAGTAACAGATCTATTAGGTTCGATTGGTGCTTTTGATGCGAACTCTCAAACTGCTGATGATTTAAAACAAGTAAACGGCATTGGACCTAAAATGGAAGACGTATTGAATAGTATTGGTATTTATACATTCCTTCAAGTTAGCAAAATGACAAAAAGAGAATATGACTTGCTAGATTCAATTACAGGTTCTTTTCCAGGAAGAGCTGAACGTGACGATTGGTCTGGACAAGCTAAAAAATTAATAAACTAAAAATAGTACATGGAAGCTTCAAAAGTAATTCACGCTATTTATACAGATGATGACGTCTTGATGAATGCTGTCAAGAAAGTTAAGGCAGAAAGACATCACATCGAAGAGATTTATACTCCTTTTCCTGTTCACGGACTAGATAAGGCGATGGGTTTAGAACCAACTCGTATTGCAATTGCTGCATTTATGTATGGATGTGTAGGTTTAACAGTTGCAATTGTGATGATGAATTTTATCATGATTGAAGATTGGCCACAAAATATTGGAGGAAAGCCTAGTTTTAGTTACATTGAAAACATGCCAGCTTTTGTGCCTATTATGTTTGAGCTGACTGTGTTTTTTGCAGCTCACTTAATGGTAATCACGTTTTACTTAAGAAGTAGAATGTGGCCATTTAAAAAAGCTGAAAACCCTGATCCTAGAACTACTGATGATCATTTCCTTATGGAAATAGCTGTTAATGGTAACGAAAACGAATTGTCAGAGTTATTAAAAGAAACTGGAGCAGTAGAAATTAATTTAATTGATAAAGAGCACTAATTTATTCAGATGAAAAGCTTATTTAAAATAATAGTAGTATTAATGGTGTTTGTAAGTATTCTCTCATGTAAGAAAGATACTAGACCAAACTACCAGTTTATGCCAAATATGTATGAGCCTATAGGTTATGAAACTTATGCAGAGTCTGATGCTTTTCCTGGAGGAGTTGAAGCTCAGTTACCAGCAGAAGGTTCAATACCAAGAGGAGATTTTATGCCTTTTGAAATTGAAAACACTAATGATGGTTACCTTTTTGCGAAAGAATCTTTAAAGAGTTCACTAAATTCAATACAAGTTGATAGTGAAAGAGGAAAAGAATTATACAATATTTATTGTGGAATTTGCCATGGAAATAAAGGCAAAGGCCAAGGTAAATTAGTGAAAAGAGAAAAAATATTAGGTGTTCCTAGTTATGATGATGCAGGAAGAGCTATTACAGAAGGTAGTATTTATCATACTATTTACTACGGAAAAAATGCAATGGGTTCTTATGCTAATCAGTTAAATGAAGAAGAGCGTTGGCAAGTTGTTGATTACGTATTGACGTTAAAAAGAGACTTAGAAAAATAAGATAGATAAAGATTATATATAGATATGTATACATTTTCAAGTAAATTAAAATCAGTTGCAATTGGCCTTATGATAATAGGAGCCATTGGAGTTGCTTATGGTTTTTTCTCATCTCATAAAGATTTTGCCCAAGTTGAAGAAATGTTGGCTAGCGAATCTCATCATGGTGATGGTCATGGAGAAACAGCAAATCATCATGAAGCTGAAGCAGATGATTCTCATGCGGTTGACCATGCTCAAGGAACTGAACATGCTCATGATGAAGTTACTCACGCTGTTGCTCCAGTTCATGGAGAACATGCAGAAGTTGATGAACATACAAAACATGTGAATCATGTAATGCATGCTATGCACAATAGACCTTGGTCAGCTTTATATGTTGCAGCTTTTTTCTTCTTTATGATTGCACTTGGTGTGTTAGCTTTTTATGCAGTTCAATATGCTGCACAGGCAGGTTGGTCTCCATTACTATTAAGAGTCATGGAAGGTATTACTGCATACATGTTGCCAGGAGCTTTAATTGTTTTAGGTATAGCAGCATTATCTCACTATGTTGGACATAACAATATTTTTGTTTGGATGAATCCAGATATGGTTGATCCATCAAGTGAACATTATGATAAATTAGTCGCTGGTAAAAAAGGCTGGTTAAATGTTGGGATGTTCATTTTAAGAGGGTTGATATTTATCGGTGGATGGTTTCTTTATAGATATTTCTCTCGTAAATTTTCAATTGCTCAAGATAAAGCAAACGACGACAAAAATTTTAAAAAGACATTCCGTATCTCGGCAGCATTCTTAGTTTTCTTTTTGTATACTGAATCAATGATGTCTTGGGATTGGATTATGAGTGTTGATCCTCACTGGTTCTCAACATTATTTGGATGGTATGTTCTAGCAGGAATGATGGTATGTGGTATCACTGTAATTTCAATGATTACTATTTATTTAAAATCTAAAGGGTATTTGCCTAGAGTAAATGATAGCCATATTCACGATTTAGCTAAATTCATGTTTGCATTTAGTATTTTTTGGACATATTTATGGTTCTCACAATTTATGCTTATTTGGTATTCTAATATTCCAGAAGAAGTTACTTACTTTGTGACACGATTCCAAGATTACCAATTACCTTTCTTAGGGATGGTTGCTATGAACTTTGTGTTCCCATTGTTAGTATTAATGAATAGTGATTACAAACGTATTCCTTGGTTCGTTATTATGGCAGGTATCGTTATTTTATGTGGTCACTATATTGACATATTTAATATGATTATGCCAGCAACAGTTGGTGATCAATGGTCAATTGGAATTCCAGAAATATTTTCAATGTTATTCTTTGCAGGATTATTTATATTTATTGTCTTTACTGCTTTAACAAAAGCGCCATTGACACCAGAGCGTAATCCTTTCTTAAAAGAGAGTGAACATTTCCATTATTAATAATATTAAATAAAGAAGACAAACGACAATGACTGCTTTTTTAACACTTATAATAGTACTTTTCATAGCTGTTGCAATTTGGCAAATGGTGAAAATATTTGATCTCTCTCAAGTAGGTTCAGATAATGGACAAGTAGCTACAGATAAAGACAATACTCTTAATGGATATTTAATGATGGGATTCCTAATCTTTATCTATGCCATTACTATCGCAAGTTTCTGGTATTTAGGAGATTTGCCATTAATGTCAAATTCTGCTTCAGAACATGGACCTGGTTTAGATAATTTAATGGTTATCTCAATGGCTCTTATCTTTGTGGTTCAAACCTTTACTCAATTTTTATTACACTATTTTGCTTATAAATATAAAGGTGAAAAAGGGCGTAAAGCATTGTTTTATGCTGATAATAATACTTTAGAAGCTATTTGGACATTTATTCCTGTAGTTGTGCTAGCTGGATTAATTATTTATGGTTTATTTACTTGGACAACTATCATGAATGTTGAT is part of the Psychroserpens ponticola genome and encodes:
- a CDS encoding quinol:cytochrome C oxidoreductase; translation: MYTFSSKLKSVAIGLMIIGAIGVAYGFFSSHKDFAQVEEMLASESHHGDGHGETANHHEAEADDSHAVDHAQGTEHAHDEVTHAVAPVHGEHAEVDEHTKHVNHVMHAMHNRPWSALYVAAFFFFMIALGVLAFYAVQYAAQAGWSPLLLRVMEGITAYMLPGALIVLGIAALSHYVGHNNIFVWMNPDMVDPSSEHYDKLVAGKKGWLNVGMFILRGLIFIGGWFLYRYFSRKFSIAQDKANDDKNFKKTFRISAAFLVFFLYTESMMSWDWIMSVDPHWFSTLFGWYVLAGMMVCGITVISMITIYLKSKGYLPRVNDSHIHDLAKFMFAFSIFWTYLWFSQFMLIWYSNIPEEVTYFVTRFQDYQLPFLGMVAMNFVFPLLVLMNSDYKRIPWFVIMAGIVILCGHYIDIFNMIMPATVGDQWSIGIPEIFSMLFFAGLFIFIVFTALTKAPLTPERNPFLKESEHFHY
- a CDS encoding c-type cytochrome codes for the protein MKSLFKIIVVLMVFVSILSCKKDTRPNYQFMPNMYEPIGYETYAESDAFPGGVEAQLPAEGSIPRGDFMPFEIENTNDGYLFAKESLKSSLNSIQVDSERGKELYNIYCGICHGNKGKGQGKLVKREKILGVPSYDDAGRAITEGSIYHTIYYGKNAMGSYANQLNEEERWQVVDYVLTLKRDLEK
- a CDS encoding DUF3341 domain-containing protein, with product MEASKVIHAIYTDDDVLMNAVKKVKAERHHIEEIYTPFPVHGLDKAMGLEPTRIAIAAFMYGCVGLTVAIVMMNFIMIEDWPQNIGGKPSFSYIENMPAFVPIMFELTVFFAAHLMVITFYLRSRMWPFKKAENPDPRTTDDHFLMEIAVNGNENELSELLKETGAVEINLIDKEH
- a CDS encoding TAT-variant-translocated molybdopterin oxidoreductase, whose protein sequence is MSSNKKYWKSVEELNENSSIVETLKQNEFVNEIPTDEFLGNKESLETSSTTRRDFLKYVGFSTAAASLAACEGPVIKSIPYVVQPQEIIPGVANYYATTIANGFDFASILVKTREGRPIKIENNTMAGTNGSANARVNASVLGLYDILRVKSPMKGESEISWSTLDTEVGQKLNAMKSSGKQIVLLTQTFASPSTSKLISEFSAKYGNVRHVVYDAVSESSALDAYQAKYGERGLANYDFSKAGTIVSVGADFLGDWQGGGFDSGYAKGRVPKEGKMSRHIQFESNMSLSGANADKRVPLTPSQQKQALAKLYSLVVGGSVSSDLPENINLAVQSAANELKRAGRNGVLVTGIQDVNAQAVVLAINESLGSKAFDPKTTIKTRQGRTEELMTLVADMKAGKVGAVIMSGVNPMYTLPNAVDFAEGLEKTELSVAFSLKSDETSSACDYIAAAPHYLESWGDVEMKKGHFSVMQPTIRPLFDTRQFQEALLKWTDNDLSYREYIKEAWGTSVLSGTSFNKAVQDGVYVPGVFGSNPTGSSITTTETSTELKDKKDRTLFGGIIHDVAVGVGIKDEDKDEYVTTTSSSTTTSGNSNSVSGIAAINAGNAARTLASSKTEGMELQLYTKTGMGDGQQANNPWLQEFPDPITRTSWDNYLTISAADAKSLNLVNEHEATGGLNGSYADLIVNGVTVKNVPVIIQPGQAKGSLGLSLGFGRTTGLKDEMKTGVNAYPLYQNFNNVQSVSISKASGMHEFACVQLQNTLMGRGDIIKETTLEIFNTKDRNVWNKVPTVSLNHEEVEVTSPEVDLWDEFDRSIGHHFNLSIDLNSCTGCGACVIACHAENNVPVVGKEEIRRSRDMHWLRIDRYYSSEDTFSEDDTKKEEFSGLWGDKGSLGGFGEMEHPADNPQVAFQPVMCQHCNHAPCETVCPVAATSHGRQGQNHMAYNRCVGTRYCANNCPYKVRRFNWFLYNKNDEFDYYMNDDLGRMVLNPDVVVRSRGVMEKCSMCIQKTQKTILDAKRDGREIKDGEFQTACSAACSSGAMVFGDINDKDSEVAKLLKDDRMYHLLESVGTKPNVQYHTKVRNTTEA
- the nrfD gene encoding NrfD/PsrC family molybdoenzyme membrane anchor subunit produces the protein MASHYEAPIRRPLVTGEKSYHDVSVDVAAPVEGKANKSWWIVFSIALIAFLWGIGCIIYTISTGIGVWGLNKTVGWAWDITNFVWWVGIGHAGTLISAVLLLFRQKWRMAINRSAEAMTIFSVVQAGLFPVIHMGRPWLGYWVLPIPNQFGSLWVNFNSPLLWDVFAISTYLSVSLVFWWTGLLPDFAMIRDRAVKPFQKKIYSLLSFGWSGRAKDWQRFEEVSLVLAGLATPLVLSVHTIVSFDFATSVIPGWHTTIFPPYFVAGAIFSGFAMVNTLLIIMRKVCNLEDYITVQHIELMNIVIMLTGSIVGVAYITELFIAWYSGVEYEQYAFLNRATGPYAWAYWMMMSCNVFSPQFMWFKRLRTSIMFSFFISIVVNVGMWFERFVIIVTSLHRDYLPSSWTMFSPTFVDIGIFIGTIGFFFVLFLLYARTFPVIAQAEVKTILKSSGERYKNIRDRGDSLVGTGSDERTSGKATVVKKKESTKPTEDNSAKVTDLLGSIGAFDANSQTADDLKQVNGIGPKMEDVLNSIGIYTFLQVSKMTKREYDLLDSITGSFPGRAERDDWSGQAKKLIN